Proteins encoded in a region of the Mesoaciditoga lauensis cd-1655R = DSM 25116 genome:
- the ispG gene encoding flavodoxin-dependent (E)-4-hydroxy-3-methylbut-2-enyl-diphosphate synthase codes for MKKTKVVKIGNVAIGGNNPIAIQSMTNTDTKNVEETVKQINSLVEAGCEIVRLSVYDLECVHALEKIKKRVNVPLVADVHFDYRVAIESIKVGVDKVRINPGNIGQKWKIEEVARAAAERNVPIRVGANMGSIDPQYLLKYPDRTDALVASAMDEVKELEDVGFDNIVIAVKSSDAVETLIANEKLSKLTDYPIHLGVTEAGIYEDAVVKSSFALGHLIYEGIGDTVRISIAGDPVREVHVARALLRAVHKSNEVEIVACPTCARTQINVEELAEEVKKEIGDMKANLKIAVMGCLVNGIGEARDADIAVFGTKSGGVIYENGEKIGFVKKSEIAKTLRKMIEKRISEEEDGYENRQQR; via the coding sequence ATGAAGAAGACAAAGGTGGTTAAGATAGGGAATGTGGCGATCGGTGGAAACAATCCCATTGCCATTCAATCCATGACGAATACAGATACAAAAAACGTTGAAGAAACGGTAAAGCAGATAAACTCTCTTGTAGAGGCTGGATGTGAAATAGTGCGTTTAAGCGTGTACGATTTGGAATGCGTTCATGCGCTTGAAAAAATAAAGAAGAGGGTGAACGTTCCACTGGTTGCCGACGTTCACTTCGATTACCGGGTGGCAATAGAATCGATAAAAGTGGGAGTTGACAAAGTTAGGATAAATCCTGGAAACATAGGACAAAAATGGAAAATCGAAGAAGTTGCGCGCGCCGCGGCAGAACGTAACGTCCCTATAAGGGTAGGGGCGAATATGGGGTCGATAGATCCACAATATCTTTTGAAATACCCAGACAGAACAGATGCGCTTGTTGCAAGTGCAATGGATGAGGTAAAAGAGTTGGAAGACGTTGGCTTTGATAACATAGTGATAGCCGTTAAATCTTCCGACGCGGTGGAAACGCTTATCGCAAATGAAAAGCTCTCCAAACTCACCGATTATCCCATTCATCTCGGCGTAACCGAAGCCGGCATATACGAAGATGCCGTCGTGAAATCTTCATTCGCGCTTGGTCATCTTATATACGAAGGGATAGGGGACACCGTAAGAATATCCATTGCCGGTGATCCGGTGAGAGAAGTTCATGTGGCACGAGCCTTGTTGAGAGCGGTACACAAATCAAACGAAGTGGAAATCGTTGCGTGCCCAACATGCGCCAGAACACAGATAAACGTTGAAGAGCTGGCAGAAGAAGTTAAAAAGGAAATTGGCGACATGAAAGCAAATCTGAAAATAGCGGTGATGGGTTGCCTTGTCAACGGTATTGGAGAGGCGCGCGACGCGGATATAGCGGTTTTTGGAACGAAAAGCGGTGGGGTTATATACGAAAATGGTGAAAAGATAGGTTTTGTGAAAAAGAGCGAAATAGCCAAGACTTTGAGAAAGATGATCGAAAAGAGAATAAGCGAGGAGGAAGATGGTTATGAAAATCGTCAACAGCGTTGA
- a CDS encoding site-2 protease family protein — protein sequence MALTILYFILILVGIVMVHEFGHFIFAKMFGVYVTEFSIGFGPKLFSIKGKETEYCFKPILLGGYVKMAGDNPIEMENDSNLEEIPKDRLLYSKKAWKRFLIVFAGPLFSILAGYALMMVVSLIWGFPQVQIDWVVPNSPAAEAGLQSGDVLKSVNGHVILSPTEVSMFVKGQDNINVEYIRNGKVHRTSLVTREIGPQYFLVVSSSASVPKGGEFSLAKGNFENISNGSVLTFSNGSTGTVVAYQKIPRAKEMGIYMAMFSSKIASVDPTTKLRKGDVILSIDGIPCDTSFNFQNALFVASVASTNGVLLVTNQNKILTAQRFHSNGNVILKVKRGNDIKDIILDRNEFKAFLNSVATYPAYKNWYPGAWDAAVYGVIRTNRIFTKMLVFLAGIFKTKNALNQFVGPVGLVKMVGQASNEGMQMLLTLIAFITLNLGLVNLLPLPALDGGHLVFAVIEMVTGKRVNPEIEGYIHTVGFFLLMALFVYITYLDIIRFGG from the coding sequence ATGGCGCTGACGATATTGTATTTCATTTTAATACTGGTTGGAATCGTGATGGTTCACGAGTTTGGGCACTTCATATTTGCAAAGATGTTTGGAGTGTACGTCACGGAATTTTCAATAGGTTTTGGTCCAAAACTCTTTTCGATAAAAGGAAAAGAAACCGAGTATTGCTTTAAACCCATCCTTCTTGGTGGATATGTCAAGATGGCCGGTGATAACCCTATCGAAATGGAAAACGACTCGAATTTAGAGGAAATTCCAAAAGATAGATTACTCTATTCCAAAAAAGCGTGGAAAAGGTTTCTAATAGTCTTCGCCGGTCCGCTTTTCAGCATCCTTGCGGGATATGCCCTCATGATGGTCGTGTCGTTGATCTGGGGATTTCCGCAAGTACAGATAGACTGGGTCGTTCCGAACTCTCCGGCGGCAGAAGCGGGTCTTCAATCTGGAGACGTTTTGAAATCCGTCAACGGACACGTCATCCTTTCTCCCACAGAAGTGAGCATGTTCGTCAAGGGACAGGACAATATAAACGTTGAATACATACGAAATGGAAAAGTACACAGGACATCTTTGGTCACTCGTGAAATAGGACCTCAATACTTTTTGGTGGTATCATCTTCGGCAAGTGTGCCGAAAGGTGGAGAATTTTCTCTGGCAAAGGGAAATTTTGAGAACATCTCAAACGGTAGCGTGCTAACTTTTTCCAACGGTTCCACGGGTACCGTTGTCGCGTATCAAAAGATTCCAAGGGCGAAAGAGATGGGAATCTACATGGCCATGTTCTCATCCAAAATCGCATCTGTCGATCCAACTACAAAACTTAGAAAGGGAGACGTCATTCTTTCGATAGATGGAATTCCATGCGATACTTCCTTCAATTTCCAAAACGCCCTTTTTGTTGCCAGCGTGGCATCCACAAATGGAGTTCTTTTGGTAACCAATCAAAACAAAATACTCACGGCCCAAAGATTTCATTCAAATGGCAACGTGATTCTGAAAGTAAAGCGTGGAAATGACATAAAGGACATCATTTTGGACAGGAATGAATTCAAAGCCTTCTTGAATTCGGTCGCAACTTATCCGGCTTACAAGAATTGGTATCCAGGAGCGTGGGATGCGGCCGTTTACGGTGTCATACGTACGAACAGGATATTCACCAAAATGTTGGTATTTCTTGCAGGCATCTTTAAAACGAAGAACGCCTTGAATCAATTCGTTGGCCCGGTTGGTCTTGTGAAAATGGTGGGACAGGCTTCCAATGAAGGCATGCAAATGCTCTTGACGTTGATAGCCTTCATAACTTTAAACCTCGGGTTGGTTAACCTCTTGCCACTGCCAGCTCTTGATGGAGGCCATTTAGTCTTTGCGGTTATAGAAATGGTAACGGGAAAGAGGGTAAATCCAGAAATAGAAGGCTACATTCATACCGTTGGGTTCTTTCTGCTGATGGCACTTTTCGTTTACATAACTTATTTGGATATCATCAGGTTTGGAGGATGA
- the dxr gene encoding 1-deoxy-D-xylulose-5-phosphate reductoisomerase: protein MKIVVLGATGTIGKMSLDVIDKLKDFELVGVSANVSKDEILKIKRRFPKVKTALSGVKDDEIDFCGENAIEELLYSTLPDQVVVGISGFMGLKHALTASKYAKRLCLANKESIVAGGEFFLKEVEKNDCEILPVDSEHSAVYQLLDGEKSRVKKIILTASGGALRDFPIEKLEHVTPSQVLKHPVWRMGARITVDSATMFNKGLEVMEAHFLFHFEADDIGVMVHPQGKIHAMIELEDGTFKMHVSRADMRIPISYAMNYPKRMNIFEPFSPLGKMELLEADYKRYPALKLAYEILKTGDGARVVYNAADEIAVDAFLKEEIRFTQIYEVVNAVLQNEWPEKLNSYEEIENVDTKAREIAREMIKRWR, encoded by the coding sequence GTGAAGATAGTGGTTTTAGGGGCAACCGGTACCATAGGGAAAATGTCCTTAGATGTCATAGATAAGTTAAAAGATTTCGAACTTGTTGGCGTAAGCGCCAATGTAAGCAAGGATGAAATTTTGAAGATCAAACGCCGCTTTCCAAAGGTGAAAACCGCTTTGAGCGGTGTTAAAGACGATGAAATAGATTTTTGTGGCGAAAACGCGATAGAAGAATTGTTGTATTCAACGCTCCCAGATCAAGTTGTGGTCGGGATTTCCGGCTTTATGGGTCTGAAGCACGCCTTAACGGCGTCAAAATACGCCAAACGACTTTGTTTGGCGAACAAAGAATCCATCGTGGCTGGAGGCGAATTCTTTTTAAAAGAAGTGGAAAAGAACGATTGCGAAATACTTCCTGTCGACAGCGAACACAGCGCCGTTTACCAGCTTTTGGATGGTGAAAAATCCAGAGTTAAGAAGATCATCTTAACAGCATCCGGTGGCGCGTTGAGAGACTTTCCAATTGAGAAATTGGAGCATGTTACACCTTCACAGGTTTTAAAACATCCCGTTTGGAGAATGGGTGCGCGTATAACGGTGGATTCCGCAACTATGTTCAACAAAGGTTTAGAAGTGATGGAAGCGCACTTTTTGTTTCATTTCGAAGCGGATGATATAGGGGTTATGGTTCATCCGCAAGGAAAGATACACGCCATGATCGAACTGGAAGATGGAACTTTTAAAATGCATGTTTCGCGGGCGGACATGCGAATTCCCATTTCGTACGCTATGAATTACCCGAAAAGGATGAACATCTTCGAACCGTTTTCTCCCCTTGGAAAGATGGAACTTTTAGAAGCAGATTACAAAAGGTATCCGGCTTTGAAGCTGGCGTATGAAATTTTAAAAACGGGAGATGGCGCAAGGGTGGTTTACAACGCTGCCGACGAAATCGCGGTTGATGCGTTTTTGAAAGAAGAAATACGTTTTACTCAAATTTACGAAGTGGTGAATGCGGTTCTTCAAAATGAATGGCCGGAAAAATTGAACAGTTACGAAGAGATAGAAAATGTGGATACAAAAGCGCGTGAAATAGCCAGGGAGATGATAAAAAGATGGCGCTGA
- a CDS encoding radical SAM protein — translation MKALLIDGYVDEPAQFGVPPYLSAYSRYAFGIARMCGYDVIYKTIDEVRNGELPFHDLLIVIGGVTVPGNYLGGIPMTVEEAQKIASSSRAQLKVLMGSMAEYAVDRSGGIVAKRNSFEGYDLKLWKNYEMKLYEALCEEKWPSSRYDLIDKTVERSAEILRQHPNFPDVFCEIELGMGCERQTHCSFCTEPLWGEFVSRDVDNVIHEVKALYENGARHFRLGRISNIFAYHGKIKPNIDAISRLYRGIREVAPELKTLHTDNANPGYIYSNLKDSQEVLKIIVENNTPGDVLSMGVESFDPTVIRMNNLKITFERFIKVLEMVNSIGATRIEGVPKILPGINILFGLSGERKETYRINYDSMMKILESGLLVRRVNVRKAMAFPDTPLYTLLKGKPPRVNEGLYKHFKYSLRKNFDHPMLKKVFPVGTILRDVIVEKIEGNVSYGRQIGTYAILVGIPTSLPLHEHVDCVVVSHGQRSLTAMQIPINLNEIQLKALKWIPGIGKKALSDIALKRPFKDKSDFYEKTKVKLPEWIEKWVIFK, via the coding sequence TTGAAAGCGCTTTTGATAGACGGATACGTGGATGAACCCGCCCAATTTGGAGTTCCTCCATATCTTTCGGCGTATTCGAGATATGCTTTTGGAATAGCACGAATGTGTGGATACGATGTTATCTATAAAACCATAGATGAGGTGAGAAATGGCGAACTTCCCTTTCACGATTTGCTGATCGTGATTGGAGGAGTTACCGTGCCGGGCAATTATCTTGGCGGAATTCCCATGACCGTTGAAGAGGCACAGAAAATAGCTTCTTCTTCGCGCGCCCAGCTTAAGGTGTTAATGGGATCAATGGCCGAATACGCCGTCGATAGAAGTGGTGGGATAGTGGCAAAACGCAATTCCTTTGAAGGCTACGACTTGAAATTATGGAAAAATTACGAAATGAAGCTTTACGAGGCTTTATGTGAGGAAAAATGGCCCTCTTCAAGATATGACCTTATAGATAAAACCGTTGAGAGAAGTGCCGAAATACTTCGACAGCATCCTAATTTTCCAGACGTCTTTTGCGAGATAGAGCTTGGGATGGGATGCGAAAGGCAAACGCATTGTTCGTTTTGTACGGAACCTTTATGGGGTGAATTCGTCTCCAGAGATGTTGACAATGTTATTCATGAAGTAAAAGCGCTTTACGAAAATGGAGCAAGACACTTTCGGCTTGGAAGAATTTCAAACATTTTCGCTTATCATGGAAAAATTAAACCCAACATTGACGCCATATCCAGGCTTTATCGTGGCATAAGGGAAGTTGCACCAGAGTTGAAAACTCTTCACACGGACAATGCCAATCCGGGATACATATATTCGAACTTGAAAGATTCCCAAGAAGTCTTAAAGATAATAGTTGAGAACAACACTCCGGGCGACGTCCTTTCAATGGGCGTGGAGTCGTTTGACCCAACGGTTATTCGCATGAACAACCTGAAAATAACGTTTGAGCGTTTCATCAAAGTTTTAGAAATGGTGAACTCTATAGGTGCGACAAGAATTGAAGGCGTTCCAAAGATTCTTCCCGGCATAAACATTCTTTTTGGCCTTTCTGGAGAAAGAAAAGAAACCTACAGGATAAACTACGATTCCATGATGAAGATATTGGAATCAGGGCTCTTGGTTAGAAGGGTTAACGTGCGCAAAGCGATGGCGTTTCCAGATACTCCCTTGTACACATTACTAAAGGGTAAACCGCCACGCGTAAATGAAGGCCTTTACAAGCATTTCAAGTACTCTTTGAGGAAGAATTTCGATCATCCCATGCTGAAAAAGGTCTTCCCGGTTGGGACTATTTTGCGTGATGTGATCGTTGAAAAGATTGAAGGGAACGTTTCATACGGCAGACAGATTGGAACGTATGCCATTTTGGTTGGCATTCCCACGTCGTTGCCTTTACACGAACACGTTGATTGTGTTGTGGTAAGCCATGGACAACGTTCTCTAACGGCTATGCAAATACCGATAAATCTAAATGAGATACAGTTGAAAGCGTTAAAATGGATTCCCGGAATTGGGAAAAAAGCGCTAAGCGATATAGCCTTAAAAAGACCTTTCAAGGATAAAAGTGATTTCTATGAAAAAACAAAAGTTAAACTTCCTGAATGGATCGAGAAGTGGGTGATTTTTAAGTGA
- a CDS encoding YifB family Mg chelatase-like AAA ATPase produces the protein MHYSSVKSAVLSGLRVVKINVEADINTKSVAQDWEIVGLGDTSVKESRKRVMSAIKNSGFGIPHGRITINLAPGDVKKEGALLDLPIAIAILMAAGKINSDGKWFLIGELGLDGSVRKINGALPIMLEKDDSATAVVPMDNQMELSLVNMPNTYAVDSLVDAVKLIEGEKFPPIEKAILRERRTYDVDFSEVHGQEVAKRALEIAAAGFHNVLMKGPPGSGKTMLARRLPTIMPPMSEKEIIESTKIYSAAGMLDGSPITQRPFRSPHHSASTASIVGGGAKAKPGEVTLAHNGVLFMDEMPEFKRDVLEALRQPLEDGVVTVSRVKESHTYPARFLLIGAQNPCMCGWYGVEDGVHHCTCSISEIIRYNKKISGPIADRMDIFVNVPHVDYDQYASMKDAEPSKKILERVMNAVEIQFKRSGKQNGKLTAKEVKRFCALGDAEEAFFKAAAKKLGLSGRTMEKTLKVARTIADLAGEEKISTAHLAEALQYRKKEEIFV, from the coding sequence TTGCATTACTCAAGCGTTAAAAGTGCTGTGCTATCTGGGTTAAGAGTTGTAAAGATAAACGTTGAAGCTGATATAAACACGAAATCAGTCGCTCAAGATTGGGAAATAGTGGGGCTTGGCGATACAAGCGTTAAAGAAAGCAGGAAACGCGTGATGAGCGCGATTAAGAATTCCGGTTTTGGCATTCCCCATGGAAGAATAACCATAAACTTAGCTCCTGGCGATGTGAAAAAAGAAGGGGCCCTTCTCGATCTGCCAATTGCCATAGCCATTCTCATGGCTGCCGGAAAGATAAACAGCGATGGAAAGTGGTTTTTGATAGGTGAACTTGGACTTGATGGCTCCGTCAGAAAGATAAATGGGGCGTTGCCCATAATGCTTGAAAAAGATGACTCTGCCACGGCGGTGGTTCCAATGGATAACCAAATGGAACTCTCGCTGGTGAATATGCCAAACACATACGCCGTTGATTCTCTAGTTGATGCCGTAAAACTGATAGAGGGCGAAAAATTTCCGCCCATAGAAAAAGCTATTTTAAGAGAGAGAAGAACTTACGATGTGGATTTTTCAGAAGTTCATGGTCAAGAAGTGGCAAAAAGAGCTTTGGAAATCGCGGCGGCCGGCTTTCACAACGTTTTGATGAAAGGACCTCCCGGTTCTGGGAAAACCATGTTGGCAAGGAGGCTTCCAACCATAATGCCTCCAATGAGCGAAAAAGAAATAATTGAATCGACAAAGATATATTCAGCGGCAGGGATGTTGGATGGCAGCCCAATAACGCAAAGGCCTTTCAGAAGCCCGCATCACAGCGCTTCGACCGCTTCCATAGTTGGAGGTGGCGCAAAGGCAAAGCCTGGCGAGGTAACGCTCGCTCACAACGGAGTTCTCTTCATGGACGAGATGCCAGAATTTAAAAGGGATGTTCTTGAGGCTCTAAGGCAACCACTTGAAGATGGTGTTGTAACCGTTTCACGCGTGAAGGAAAGTCATACGTACCCCGCGCGTTTTTTGTTGATCGGCGCGCAGAACCCATGCATGTGTGGCTGGTATGGCGTTGAGGATGGTGTTCACCACTGTACATGCTCCATCTCTGAAATAATCAGATACAACAAGAAGATATCCGGCCCAATAGCGGATAGAATGGATATATTTGTGAATGTTCCACATGTGGATTACGATCAATACGCATCTATGAAGGATGCGGAACCATCCAAAAAGATTTTAGAACGCGTTATGAATGCGGTTGAAATACAATTCAAGAGATCTGGCAAACAGAATGGAAAGCTGACTGCAAAAGAAGTGAAGCGCTTCTGCGCGTTGGGAGACGCTGAAGAAGCTTTCTTCAAGGCTGCGGCGAAGAAGTTGGGACTGAGTGGAAGGACGATGGAAAAGACTTTAAAGGTTGCCAGAACGATCGCCGACTTGGCGGGTGAAGAAAAGATATCTACCGCTCACCTTGCCGAAGCCCTTCAATACAGGAAAAAAGAGGAGATTTTCGTTTGA
- a CDS encoding polyhydroxyalkanoate synthesis regulator DNA-binding domain-containing protein — protein sequence MIIKKYSNRKLYDTSTKKFITLKDIAKMLNEGKDVKVVDKKTGEDVTEHVFATLIQKHYEQGKKLLDIPDESPLDLIKNRIKIFKIKKSLEVIYSLVKLHSTDKEGLNKIVDELIKEGFITEKAAIEVGETLWKLLKERNVEVEQKIAKKLKLNLEECEKIKKENVRLKKELEELKSKSHFKKKS from the coding sequence GTGATAATTAAAAAATACTCGAATAGAAAATTGTACGATACTTCTACAAAAAAATTCATAACGTTGAAGGATATTGCCAAGATGTTGAATGAAGGCAAAGACGTCAAGGTGGTTGATAAAAAGACGGGTGAGGACGTAACTGAACACGTTTTTGCCACACTCATACAGAAGCACTACGAACAGGGCAAGAAGCTTCTGGATATTCCCGATGAATCTCCTTTAGATCTTATTAAAAACAGAATAAAGATATTCAAAATAAAAAAGTCTTTGGAGGTCATTTACAGTCTTGTCAAGCTGCATTCCACTGATAAAGAAGGATTAAATAAAATAGTGGACGAATTGATAAAAGAAGGTTTTATCACGGAAAAAGCGGCGATAGAAGTTGGAGAAACGTTGTGGAAGTTGTTAAAAGAAAGAAATGTGGAAGTGGAGCAAAAAATCGCCAAAAAGCTGAAGTTAAACCTTGAAGAATGCGAAAAAATAAAAAAAGAAAATGTCCGTTTGAAAAAAGAATTGGAAGAGCTTAAATCGAAATCGCATTTCAAAAAGAAATCATGA
- a CDS encoding outer membrane lipoprotein-sorting protein, translated as MKKFFTLLATVILLTAVLTTSFALTAEQIMDKAVSENSKFKTQKIEMQMIIQKKNATDKKYDLVIYVYNKSADQKYAFVRFTYPQSIKGMSFLSLGKNKEYVYMPAYHRVQRIAGSSKNSKFAGSDFTYSDLSLLYSQKEDGSYSLLSEDSHEYVIEIKPNVSDSQYSKLIMTIDKTHFLPIKVEFYKDGKLYKTMESSGLENVDGRWLFKEISLTMADNSSKTLITLKNTKFDLNIPPSFFSVRTLFMPVIKY; from the coding sequence ATGAAAAAGTTTTTCACGCTTTTGGCAACGGTAATACTTTTAACGGCAGTCCTTACAACTTCATTTGCTCTTACCGCCGAGCAGATAATGGATAAGGCGGTGAGTGAAAATTCAAAATTCAAGACGCAGAAGATAGAGATGCAGATGATCATTCAAAAGAAAAATGCAACTGATAAGAAATATGACCTCGTCATCTACGTTTACAACAAAAGTGCAGATCAAAAATACGCTTTTGTAAGGTTTACTTATCCTCAAAGCATAAAGGGAATGTCATTTTTAAGCCTGGGCAAGAACAAAGAATATGTCTACATGCCAGCTTATCATAGGGTTCAGCGTATAGCAGGTTCCTCTAAAAATTCAAAATTCGCCGGTTCCGATTTCACTTACAGCGATCTTTCACTGCTTTATTCTCAAAAAGAGGATGGAAGTTATTCATTGCTCTCTGAAGATTCACACGAATACGTCATTGAAATAAAGCCAAACGTTTCTGACTCACAATATTCCAAGCTTATCATGACGATAGACAAAACGCACTTTTTACCAATTAAAGTGGAGTTCTACAAAGATGGAAAACTTTACAAAACGATGGAAAGCTCTGGCCTGGAAAATGTTGATGGAAGATGGTTGTTTAAAGAAATTTCTCTAACCATGGCGGACAATTCTTCAAAGACGTTGATAACGCTTAAAAATACCAAATTTGATCTGAACATACCACCTTCATTTTTCAGTGTTAGAACACTCTTCATGCCGGTAATAAAGTATTGA